One Urocitellus parryii isolate mUroPar1 chromosome 9, mUroPar1.hap1, whole genome shotgun sequence DNA segment encodes these proteins:
- the LOC144257017 gene encoding LOW QUALITY PROTEIN: BMP/retinoic acid-inducible neural-specific protein 3-like (The sequence of the model RefSeq protein was modified relative to this genomic sequence to represent the inferred CDS: inserted 1 base in 1 codon), whose protein sequence is MTRNRNQRRKSDMLSDQRQNPGSIIRTSTYWLTRIQSFLYCNENGLLGSFSEETHSCTCPNDQVVCTSFLPCTVGDASACLTCAPDNRTRCGTCNTGYMLSQGLCKPEVAESTDHYIGFETDLQDLEMKYLLQKTDRXEVHAIFISNDMLLNSWFDPSWRKRMLLTLKSNKYKSSLVHVILGLSLQICLTKNSTLEPVLAVYINPFGGSHSESWFMPVNENSFPDWERTKLDLPLQCYNWTLTLGNKWKTFFETVHIYLRSRIKSNGPNGNESIYYEPLEFIDPSRNLGYMKINNIQVFGYSMHFDPEAIRDLILQLDYPYTQGSQDSALLQLLEIRDRVNKLSPPGQRRLDLFSCLLRHRLKLSTSEVVRIQSALQAFNAKLPNTMDCDTTKLCS, encoded by the exons ATGACCAGAAATCGTAACCAGAGAAGAAAATCAGATATGTTAAGTGATCAGAGACAAAATCCGGGGTCCATTATCAG aACCTCAACCTACTGGCTTACTCGCATCCAGTCTTTTCTCTACTGCAATGAGAATGGCCTCCTGGGCAGCTTTTCAGAAGAGACGCACTCCTGCACATGTCCGAACGACCAGGTTGTCTGCACTTCATTCCTGCCCTGCACTGTGGGCGACGCCTCGGCCTGCCTGACCTGTGCACCTGACAACCGCACCCGCTGTGGCACCTGCAATACTGGTTACATGCTGAGCCAGGGGCTCTGCAAGCCTGAAGTCGCAGAGTCTACAGATCACTATATTGGCTTTGAGACTGACCTGCAAGACCTTGAGATGAAATACTTGTTgcaaaagacagaca cagaagtcCATGCCATTTTTATCAGCAATGACATGCTCCTCAACAGCTGGTTTGACCCCTCCTGGCGGAAACGGATGCTCCTCACCTTGAAGAGTAACAAATACAAGTCAAGCCTGGTGCACGTGATCTTGGGTCTCTCTTTACAGATTTGCCTAACTAAAAACAGCACCTTGGAGCCAGTGTTGGCTGTTTACATCAACCCTTTTGGAGGCAGCCACTCAGAGAGCTGGTTTATGCCTGTGAATGAAAACAGCTTTCCAGACTGGGAGCGGACTAAGTTGGACCTCCCTCTGCAGTGTTACAACTGGACACTGACTCTGGGGAACAAATGGAAgacattttttgagacagtacaCATCTACCTGAGGAGTCGCATCAAGTCAAATGGCCCCAATGGCAATGAGAGCATTTACTACGAACCTTTGGAGTTTATTGATCCTTCCCGGAACCTGGGCTACATGAAAATCAACAACATCCAAGTGTTTGGCTACAGCATGCACTTCGACCCTGAAGCCATTCGGGACCTGATTTTGCAGCTGGACTACCCCTATACTCAGGGATCCCAGGACTCAGCACTTTTGCAACTACTGGAGATAAGAGACCGTGTAAATAAACTCTCCCCACCTGGTCAGCGTCGTCTAGATCTTTTCTCTTGCTTGCTTCGTCATAGACTCAAGCTGTCTACTAGTGAGGTGGTGAGGATCCAATCTGCTCTGCAGGCGTTTAATGCCAAATTGCCAAACACGATGGATTGTGACACGACCAAATTATGTAGTTAA